In the Sarcophilus harrisii chromosome 3, mSarHar1.11, whole genome shotgun sequence genome, one interval contains:
- the LOC105750096 gene encoding osteoclast-associated immunoglobulin-like receptor → MMIINSGPGGGNLRLLPQSQTSQALTLGFPFPSPISFLSLPASPPRPTLHAEPGPVVAPGEEVTFRCRSPSSSPNRLVTFLLLKAGTQEPLQKNQETLSETNFTLKSPSAQDSGSYSCVYYYTSHPHVRSEASETLELWVTDSLPKPSLSARPSSKVTPEDNVTLLYQGPSRGLGFALYKDGEELPVSTSEPTQHGAEFPLIHVNINQAGEYRCSYLLGRNSHVLALPSDPLELIIQKEQNESLTRKTKTILITALSCAFILFLLLFLTFGRHCLSQIVISHGDTSRRFPRCLSCTWFVCFSSKSRAPQHETEYARGAKCSSSRTTVPEAEDPEGLTYIQLNPQALKEQQRVPGKMGPDPTMYAALALQ, encoded by the exons ATGATGATCATTAATTCTGGTCCAGGAGGTGGAAACCTCAGGCTCCTGCCCCAGTCACAGACTAGTCAAGCTCTGACTCTGggctttcctttcccctcccccatatccttcctctctctcccagcATCTCCTCCCAGGCCGACTCTTCATGCTGAGCCGGGTCCTGTGGTGGCACCAGGGGAGGAAGTGACGTTCAGGTGCAGGAGCCCATCATCATCACCCAATCGGTTGGTGACATTTCTTCTGCTGAAGGCGGGGACACAGGAGCCCTTGCAAAAGAACCAGGAAACCCTTTCGGAAACCAATTTCACCCTGAAGTCTCCAAGTGCCCAGGACTCTGGGAGCTACAGCTGCGTGTACTACTACACTTCCCACCCACATGTCAGGTCGGAAGCCAGTGAGACCCTGGAGCTCTGGGTGACAG ACAGCCTTCCCAAGCCCTCTCTCTCAGCCCGGCCCAGTTCCAAGGTAACCCCGGAGGACAACGTGACCCTCCTGTATCAGGGGCCATCCCGAGGGCTGGGGTTTGCTCTGTACAAGGATGGAGAGGAGCTGCCTGTGAGCACCAGTGAGCCCACCCAGCATGGGGCAGAGTTCCCCTTGATCCATGTGAACATTAACCAGGCTGGAGAGTACAGGTGCTCTTATCTCCTTGGGAGAAACAGCCATGTCCTGGCCCTGCCCAGTGATCCCCTGGAACTCATTATACAAA AGGAGCAGAATGAGAGTCTCACAAGAA AAACCAAAACCATCCTCATCACTGCCCTCAGCTGTGCCTTtatactcttcctcctcctcttcttaaCTTTTGGCCGTCATTGCCTGTCTCAGATTG TGATTTCACATGGAGACACCTCCAGAA gatTCCCAAGGTGCCTCAGTTGTACTTGGTTTGTCTGCTTCTCTTCCAAATCTAGAGCTCCCCAACATGAGACTGAGt ATGCCCGGGGGGCCAAATGCAGTAGCTCGAGGACAACT GTTCCTGAGGCTGAAGACCCTGAGGGGCTGACCTATATCCAGCTGAATCCACAAGCCCTGAAGGAACAGCAGAGAGTCCCTGGGAAGATGGGCCCTGATCCAACAATGTATGCTGCTCTTGCTCTGCAATGA